One window of the Natrinema sp. CBA1119 genome contains the following:
- a CDS encoding Lrp/AsnC family transcriptional regulator, with translation MDERNIRILQAVADLGTGSPDEISEYTDIPKSTVHYRLTKLKEDGIVTDDLFDVDLEKLGLEITVISEVIAEYEEQYHDEVGEKLAAVEGVNQVYFTMGDTDFVVIAHLSDRKMVQRLISDYEMIDEIVRTSSQFVVETVKDEPHPLNDFELETLVAATTDSD, from the coding sequence ATGGACGAGCGAAATATCCGCATTCTGCAGGCCGTTGCAGATCTGGGGACCGGCAGTCCGGACGAAATCTCCGAGTACACCGATATTCCGAAGTCGACCGTCCACTATCGACTGACGAAGCTCAAAGAAGACGGGATCGTAACAGACGACCTGTTCGATGTCGATCTCGAGAAACTGGGCCTCGAGATTACGGTTATCTCGGAAGTCATCGCGGAATATGAGGAGCAGTATCACGACGAAGTCGGGGAGAAACTCGCCGCCGTCGAGGGGGTCAATCAGGTGTACTTCACGATGGGGGATACGGATTTCGTCGTTATCGCACACCTCTCGGATCGCAAGATGGTTCAGCGGCTCATCAGCGACTACGAGATGATCGATGAGATCGTCCGAACGAGTTCGCAGTTCGTCGTCGAAACCGTCAAAGACGAACCCCATCCACTGAACGACTTCGAATTAGAGACGTTGGTAGCGGCCACAACGGACTCCGACTGA
- a CDS encoding APC family permease: MGEDTRKFERILTKKDLFVLAFGAMIGWGWIIQTGFWIDEAGVAGSVLGFVVGAIMVCIVGLIYGELASALPFVGGEHVYSLRALGPVGSFVCTWSLVLGYVGVVVFEVIALPSAMAYIVPGFNVLELWSVAGEPVYASWILVGGIGAIVMTALNYRGVKPAAQFQTILTLVIALAGIMLAVGAVLNGQSQANPPLSDVGATGVATVAIMTPFMFVGFDVIPQSAEEADVPPRLIGLLIPASVTLAALFYIGVIWASGQAMPGSALVESPLPAAAAMETIFDSQFIGRIMALAGIAGVLTSWNSFLLGASRAVFALADSGMIPKQISTIHPEYNTPSTAVVLIGGLSIFAPLFGEQMLVWIVNASGLGLVVAWFFVVVSFFVLRRNEPDLDRPLKLPFGYAFGAAALVLTLGFIGLYLPGGPSALLWPYEWLIVLCWALLGVVLYSVSSTDSAVDVADLETEKLE; encoded by the coding sequence ATGGGAGAAGATACCAGAAAATTTGAGCGGATCCTGACGAAAAAGGACCTCTTCGTGCTCGCGTTCGGTGCAATGATCGGCTGGGGATGGATCATCCAGACGGGGTTCTGGATCGACGAAGCCGGCGTGGCCGGCTCGGTTCTTGGGTTCGTCGTCGGGGCGATCATGGTCTGTATCGTCGGCCTGATTTACGGCGAACTCGCCTCGGCGTTACCGTTCGTCGGCGGAGAGCACGTGTACAGCCTTCGGGCGCTCGGCCCGGTCGGATCGTTCGTGTGTACGTGGTCGCTCGTTCTCGGGTACGTCGGCGTTGTCGTGTTCGAAGTCATCGCACTGCCGTCCGCGATGGCGTACATCGTCCCGGGATTTAACGTCCTCGAGCTCTGGTCGGTGGCCGGAGAACCGGTGTACGCGTCCTGGATCCTGGTCGGTGGTATCGGTGCGATCGTGATGACGGCGCTTAACTATCGCGGCGTGAAACCCGCGGCGCAGTTCCAGACGATACTGACGCTCGTTATCGCGCTGGCCGGAATCATGCTCGCCGTCGGGGCCGTCCTGAACGGTCAATCGCAGGCGAATCCGCCGCTGTCCGATGTCGGTGCGACGGGGGTAGCCACGGTCGCGATCATGACGCCGTTCATGTTCGTCGGATTCGACGTCATTCCCCAATCCGCGGAGGAGGCGGACGTACCGCCCCGTCTCATCGGTCTTCTCATCCCGGCCTCCGTCACGCTGGCCGCCCTATTTTATATCGGCGTCATCTGGGCGTCCGGACAGGCGATGCCCGGCTCCGCACTCGTCGAGAGCCCGCTGCCCGCCGCCGCGGCGATGGAAACGATCTTCGACAGCCAATTTATCGGCCGCATTATGGCCCTGGCGGGAATTGCGGGCGTCCTTACGAGTTGGAACTCGTTCTTGCTCGGTGCCAGTCGCGCGGTCTTCGCACTCGCAGACTCCGGGATGATTCCGAAGCAAATCAGCACGATTCACCCCGAATACAACACGCCGTCGACGGCCGTCGTCCTCATCGGTGGCCTCTCTATCTTCGCTCCGCTGTTCGGCGAGCAGATGCTGGTCTGGATCGTCAACGCGAGCGGGCTCGGGCTCGTCGTCGCGTGGTTCTTCGTCGTCGTTTCCTTCTTCGTGCTTCGGCGCAACGAACCCGACCTGGATCGACCGCTCAAACTCCCGTTCGGCTACGCGTTCGGCGCCGCCGCACTCGTCTTGACGCTCGGCTTCATCGGTCTCTACTTGCCCGGGGGCCCGTCGGCGCTCCTGTGGCCCTACGAGTGGCTGATCGTTCTCTGCTGGGCGCTCCTGGGCGTCGTCCTGTACAGCGTCTCGTCGACCGACTCGGCGGTCGACGTGGCGGACCTGGAGACGGAGAAACTCGAGTAG
- a CDS encoding PGF-CTERM sorting domain-containing protein: MSGLWGSRGSIPGGRRGLLALGLGLVVIASLVATGAAGTGAITQDSNGNVSEEAYVEPAPEPGDPYFEAAASDGSWVSYENPRDEYRSPYLGDGSGKVCVTLVNENGDPVVGESVPNTSVTIPTNDVTSWHSDADPMTVDFPMTDNYERPLDADQFGTSPDVAQGDGYMDSHCIELHGLPEDATVEYGEAQITGEHADRIDVAGYIQQVPEGDGWDTDIDPVAAAEPYADAGGGWTYETDASHGQVVVVLQLDAPADERLEPGGSNSTDPPKNDSNNSQQRANTQSDGDGGGDEMPGFGALAAVVALSVAALARHRG, from the coding sequence ATGTCCGGACTATGGGGGTCTCGAGGCTCGATCCCAGGCGGGCGACGCGGACTTCTCGCTCTCGGCCTCGGACTGGTCGTGATCGCCAGTCTCGTCGCAACGGGTGCAGCGGGCACGGGCGCCATCACCCAGGATTCGAACGGGAACGTCTCCGAGGAAGCGTACGTCGAGCCCGCGCCGGAGCCGGGCGATCCCTACTTCGAGGCGGCGGCGAGCGACGGGAGCTGGGTCAGTTACGAGAACCCGCGCGACGAGTACCGTAGTCCGTACCTCGGGGACGGCTCCGGGAAGGTCTGCGTTACGCTGGTCAACGAAAACGGTGACCCGGTGGTCGGCGAGTCGGTACCGAACACGTCCGTGACGATTCCGACGAACGACGTGACGAGCTGGCACTCCGACGCCGATCCGATGACCGTCGACTTCCCCATGACGGACAACTACGAGCGGCCGCTCGACGCCGATCAGTTCGGAACGAGCCCGGACGTCGCGCAGGGCGACGGCTACATGGACTCTCACTGCATCGAGCTGCACGGCCTCCCGGAGGACGCGACCGTCGAATACGGCGAAGCGCAGATCACCGGCGAACACGCCGATAGGATCGACGTGGCCGGCTACATCCAGCAGGTTCCCGAAGGGGACGGCTGGGACACGGACATCGACCCGGTCGCGGCCGCGGAACCGTACGCGGACGCCGGCGGCGGCTGGACCTACGAAACCGATGCCTCACACGGACAGGTCGTCGTCGTCCTGCAACTCGACGCACCGGCCGACGAACGGCTCGAGCCCGGCGGGTCGAACAGCACCGATCCGCCGAAAAACGACTCGAATAACTCCCAACAGAGAGCCAACACGCAGTCCGACGGGGACGGAGGAGGCGACGAGATGCCCGGATTCGGCGCGCTCGCGGCCGTCGTCGCGCTGTCGGTCGCCGCCCTCGCTCGACATCGAGGGTAA
- a CDS encoding DEAD/DEAH box helicase: MPTDDIDDLTDGQDSTGADGLALTGAELRDTFPSRRYHGQLHERFTLPAEPASHVPAREVLPADLAATLEVDPWSHQAAALEALADGENVCVATSTSSGKTYVYGLHVARRFRENPNVRALLVYPTKALSRDQERELNDLFDSLGLDVTVGVYDGDTNREAKARIREEANVVITNFAGLNQYLEGHHRWAGFHAECELIVIDEAHSWTGISGMHAAWILRRTRRLIDWYGGDPQYVLTTATIGNPAEHARALTGEPATVIDEDGSPSGRRHLAFWDPPTDGGGSGYEDGSGDSDTEWSPSKRPATVEAPEVWAHCCYHGVPSLLFCDSRKQTELAVGRAREYLENPTLPYRGTADLAAYNAGHGKRSRRGTENRLKSGELDGVATTSALEVGIDVGGIDGTILMGYPGSRQSFWQRLGRSGRDEREALSVFVPSHATLDQYILRHPEYLLEEEPESAVVDLGNNPVYLQHLRCAAQELPLRREDADRFGGIERLERAVEYGRRTGNFEGSLAGGVTYAHRDRPQSEINLYASGGNAFEVRLAGEETFDHQAIGKARAYRDYHEGATVLYRGDQYEVVELREDRPQPSVTLEPVDVDYYTQSQRRTTIYDTEVRESRDVGPFRLNWGYGTVTVHHDIYTKREIGTGDVLAVGLETGVPPLEMRTQLCWAEVPDDVERAVTAAHSDYHNDECEELPPRLHGYLGGIHAIEHAMIAVAPLELTVDAADLGGLATNRLPDGTDASGWFIYDGVEGGLGFSRRIYEEYEAVARRARNLMADCPCGRDEGCPACLMDDRCGNDNRPLYAPAATDVIDALLGEVDPAALRSSANADPDDGTERRPPASVS, translated from the coding sequence ATGCCAACCGACGACATAGACGATCTGACCGACGGGCAGGACAGTACCGGAGCGGACGGCCTCGCGCTGACCGGCGCGGAGCTACGGGACACCTTTCCGTCGCGTCGCTACCACGGACAGCTTCACGAACGGTTCACGTTGCCGGCCGAGCCGGCCAGTCACGTCCCGGCCCGCGAGGTGTTGCCCGCAGACCTCGCGGCGACGCTCGAGGTCGATCCCTGGAGCCACCAGGCCGCGGCGCTCGAGGCGCTGGCCGACGGCGAGAACGTCTGCGTCGCGACCTCGACGTCCTCCGGGAAGACCTACGTCTACGGATTACACGTCGCGCGACGCTTCCGGGAGAATCCGAACGTGCGCGCGTTGCTCGTCTATCCGACGAAGGCGCTCAGCCGCGACCAGGAGCGGGAGCTCAACGATCTCTTCGATTCGCTCGGGCTGGACGTCACCGTCGGCGTCTACGACGGCGACACGAACCGCGAGGCGAAGGCCCGCATCCGCGAGGAGGCGAACGTCGTCATCACGAATTTTGCCGGACTGAACCAGTACCTCGAGGGACACCACCGCTGGGCCGGGTTCCACGCGGAGTGCGAACTGATCGTGATCGACGAGGCGCACTCGTGGACGGGAATCAGCGGGATGCACGCCGCCTGGATCCTCCGGCGGACCCGACGGCTGATCGACTGGTACGGCGGCGACCCGCAGTACGTGCTGACGACCGCGACGATCGGCAACCCGGCCGAACACGCCCGCGCGCTGACCGGGGAGCCGGCGACGGTGATCGACGAGGACGGCTCGCCCAGCGGTCGCCGCCACCTCGCGTTCTGGGACCCGCCGACGGACGGCGGTGGGAGCGGGTACGAAGACGGGAGCGGTGATAGTGATACTGAGTGGTCGCCGAGCAAACGTCCAGCAACCGTCGAGGCCCCCGAGGTCTGGGCGCACTGCTGCTATCACGGCGTCCCCTCGCTGTTGTTCTGTGACTCCCGCAAACAGACCGAATTGGCTGTCGGGCGCGCGCGGGAGTACCTCGAGAACCCCACCTTGCCCTACCGGGGCACCGCCGACCTCGCGGCGTACAACGCGGGTCACGGAAAGCGGTCCCGGCGGGGGACCGAGAACCGACTCAAAAGCGGGGAGCTCGACGGCGTCGCGACGACCAGCGCACTCGAGGTCGGCATCGACGTCGGCGGGATCGACGGCACGATCCTCATGGGGTATCCCGGCTCCCGACAGTCGTTCTGGCAGCGCCTCGGCCGCTCGGGACGCGACGAGCGCGAGGCGCTCTCCGTGTTCGTCCCCAGCCACGCGACGCTGGACCAGTACATCCTGCGCCATCCGGAGTACCTCCTCGAGGAGGAACCCGAGAGCGCGGTCGTCGACCTCGGGAACAACCCGGTCTACCTCCAGCATCTGCGCTGTGCCGCCCAGGAACTGCCGTTGCGCCGCGAGGACGCGGACCGCTTCGGCGGGATCGAGCGACTGGAACGAGCCGTCGAGTACGGCCGACGGACGGGGAATTTCGAGGGATCGCTCGCGGGCGGCGTTACGTACGCCCACCGCGACCGACCGCAGAGCGAGATCAATCTGTACGCCTCCGGCGGAAACGCCTTCGAGGTCCGGCTGGCCGGCGAGGAGACGTTCGACCACCAGGCCATCGGCAAAGCGCGCGCGTATCGGGACTACCACGAGGGCGCGACGGTGCTGTATCGGGGCGACCAGTACGAGGTCGTCGAACTGCGGGAGGATCGACCCCAGCCATCCGTCACGCTCGAGCCGGTCGATGTGGACTACTACACCCAGTCCCAGCGCCGGACGACGATCTACGACACCGAGGTCCGCGAGTCCCGCGACGTCGGGCCCTTCCGGCTCAACTGGGGGTACGGCACCGTCACGGTCCACCACGATATCTACACGAAACGGGAGATCGGGACCGGCGACGTTCTCGCGGTGGGGCTCGAGACCGGCGTCCCACCGCTCGAGATGCGAACGCAACTGTGCTGGGCCGAAGTGCCCGACGACGTCGAACGGGCGGTGACGGCGGCTCACAGCGACTATCACAACGACGAGTGCGAGGAGCTGCCGCCGCGACTCCACGGCTACCTCGGCGGCATCCACGCCATCGAGCACGCGATGATCGCCGTCGCCCCACTCGAGTTGACCGTAGACGCTGCGGATCTCGGCGGGCTCGCGACCAATCGTCTCCCCGATGGGACCGACGCGAGCGGCTGGTTCATCTACGACGGGGTCGAGGGCGGCTTGGGCTTTTCCCGGCGCATCTACGAGGAGTACGAGGCGGTCGCCCGCCGGGCGCGAAACCTGATGGCTGACTGCCCGTGCGGGCGCGACGAGGGCTGTCCCGCCTGTCTCATGGACGATCGCTGTGGCAACGACAACCGGCCGCTGTACGCGCCCGCGGCGACGGACGTGATCGACGCGCTGCTCGGCGAGGTCGATCCGGCCGCGTTGCGCTCGAGCGCGAACGCCGACCCCGACGACGGCACCGAACGTCGCCCACCAGCATCAGTTTCGTAG
- a CDS encoding ribonuclease H-like domain-containing protein has protein sequence MSDEDGADLLALRCDAVADLDDTALRDALEYFDPDLVYVVRESSDVRVVSRLHRAFDGPVVSAGGPADVRTETVAGITFVFAGSASLLEDRPEDDGTPVADYVVCDDIEPTTDAVMLEATLAGREPLARYQSRASGTATVLTGALEASYDHVWEPTVDGEQVEIPVRGVAPLRRSGAAEIACLTCDRRGSVAVSSAPADRFGLRALANVGPTTADRLRTNGYETRAAVAETTEADLRSIDGIGASTARAIRHSARSLAESRVVRRTDEPVPPAAETATPLFVDIETDGLQPTIIWLIGVYDPQRDAYVDFVDTDPSRDEPGATTREFVSWLAAEYDAPSLVAWNGHAFDYKHLERFIARDVPEFRDYWREDVFTYDLYDWAVRREHAVLPGRTNRLEDVAEALGCDRSGAAAALDGKSLAERIRRLLESERPSGAGSEDRAAATAASTGTAIDWAAAREYCEADVRELAAVAEAIAAAPLETGETQTETGRGRSADDSTQTGLADF, from the coding sequence ATGTCCGACGAGGACGGTGCCGACCTGCTGGCGCTGCGCTGTGACGCCGTCGCCGATCTGGACGACACAGCGCTGCGTGACGCGCTCGAGTACTTCGATCCGGACCTCGTCTACGTCGTTCGCGAGTCGTCGGACGTCCGCGTCGTCAGCCGCCTCCATCGCGCGTTTGACGGGCCGGTCGTCTCCGCCGGCGGCCCCGCCGACGTTCGGACGGAGACGGTCGCCGGTATCACGTTCGTCTTCGCGGGGTCGGCGTCGCTGCTCGAGGACCGTCCCGAAGACGACGGGACGCCGGTCGCAGACTACGTCGTCTGCGACGATATCGAGCCGACGACCGACGCCGTCATGCTGGAGGCGACCCTCGCCGGCCGCGAGCCGCTCGCCCGCTACCAATCGCGAGCGAGCGGGACGGCGACCGTGCTGACCGGGGCACTCGAGGCGAGTTACGATCACGTCTGGGAGCCGACCGTCGACGGGGAGCAAGTCGAGATACCGGTTCGGGGAGTCGCCCCGCTGCGTCGCTCCGGCGCGGCCGAGATCGCCTGTCTCACCTGCGACCGACGCGGTTCGGTGGCCGTCTCGTCGGCCCCGGCCGACCGGTTCGGGCTGCGAGCGCTTGCCAACGTCGGGCCCACGACCGCCGATCGGCTCCGAACGAACGGGTACGAGACGCGCGCGGCCGTCGCCGAGACCACCGAGGCGGACCTCCGCTCGATCGACGGGATCGGCGCGTCGACGGCTCGAGCGATCCGCCACAGCGCGCGCTCGCTCGCGGAGTCACGTGTCGTGCGCCGCACCGACGAGCCGGTCCCGCCGGCGGCCGAGACCGCGACGCCGCTGTTCGTCGACATCGAAACCGACGGGCTACAGCCGACGATCATCTGGTTGATCGGGGTCTACGATCCCCAACGCGACGCGTACGTGGACTTCGTCGACACCGATCCGTCCCGCGACGAGCCGGGCGCGACGACCCGCGAGTTCGTCTCGTGGCTGGCCGCCGAGTACGACGCGCCGTCGCTCGTCGCGTGGAACGGCCACGCGTTCGACTACAAACACCTCGAGCGGTTCATCGCCCGCGACGTGCCCGAGTTCCGCGACTACTGGCGGGAAGACGTTTTCACGTACGATCTCTACGACTGGGCGGTGCGACGCGAACACGCCGTGTTGCCCGGCCGAACGAACCGACTCGAGGACGTGGCCGAGGCGCTGGGCTGTGACCGGTCGGGAGCCGCGGCAGCCCTCGACGGGAAGAGCCTCGCGGAGCGGATTCGACGGCTGCTCGAGAGCGAACGGCCCTCGGGTGCCGGCTCCGAGGACCGCGCGGCCGCGACGGCGGCCTCGACTGGAACCGCTATCGACTGGGCGGCCGCCCGAGAGTACTGCGAGGCGGACGTCCGGGAACTGGCCGCGGTCGCCGAGGCGATCGCGGCGGCCCCGCTCGAGACGGGCGAAACGCAGACAGAAACGGGACGTGGACGATCGGCCGACGACTCGACGCAGACCGGCCTCGCCGACTTTTAA